A genomic segment from Tuwongella immobilis encodes:
- a CDS encoding phosphoesterase: MEQVLVIPRQVLQQAGLFSGFRAWDRRFAERILDRRQFQYRPRETVEYEPGWIQLIPYVVLTCGREVFHYTRGGGLEDRLMQRRSIGLGGHLCAEDAVDGGDPFRTGMLREVFEEIEIFSEYTEKPLGFLYDPSIFVGTLHLGIAHQFLLQEPVAVAKETGIDAFGFAPIPELRRFNDQFESWSRWILDVL; encoded by the coding sequence ATGGAGCAGGTCTTGGTGATTCCGCGGCAGGTGCTGCAACAAGCGGGGCTGTTCAGTGGCTTTCGGGCGTGGGATCGGCGGTTTGCGGAGCGCATCTTGGACCGCCGCCAATTTCAATATCGCCCCCGGGAAACCGTCGAATACGAGCCGGGATGGATTCAATTGATCCCGTATGTGGTGCTGACCTGTGGCCGGGAAGTGTTTCACTACACCCGAGGCGGCGGGCTGGAAGATCGGCTGATGCAACGGCGATCGATCGGGCTGGGCGGGCATCTCTGTGCGGAAGATGCCGTCGATGGGGGGGATCCGTTCCGCACGGGCATGCTGCGGGAGGTTTTCGAGGAGATCGAAATTTTCAGCGAATACACGGAAAAGCCGCTCGGATTCTTGTACGATCCCAGCATTTTCGTCGGCACGCTGCATTTGGGCATCGCGCATCAATTTCTGCTGCAAGAGCCGGTCGCCGTCGCCAAAGAAACGGGCATCGACGCCTTCGGTTTCGCCCCCATCCCCGAACTCCGCCGCTTCAACGACCAATTCGAATCGTGGTCCCGCTGGATTCTCGATGTTTTGTGA
- a CDS encoding TetR/AcrR family transcriptional regulator, which translates to MARPREFDLDEATQKALLAFWQRGYESTSIADLMEAMGIEKGSLYKAYGDKRSLYLTALERYLATGMGYHQGILVEDRPFPTILREWLHSLNEHSRGDHGATGCMAVHAMIEVAPHDAEIRDRLVKHWQELVGLLKIRLAQGQSRGEVRTDCDAEALAEILLRTMGGLAAFSRLGQVPPAHIVETLVQLFCSAAR; encoded by the coding sequence ATGGCTCGGCCCCGCGAATTCGACCTGGATGAAGCGACCCAGAAAGCGCTGCTCGCCTTCTGGCAGCGTGGATACGAATCGACATCCATTGCCGATTTGATGGAGGCTATGGGAATCGAGAAAGGCTCGCTCTACAAAGCCTACGGCGACAAGCGTAGCCTGTATCTGACCGCCTTGGAACGCTACCTGGCGACTGGAATGGGCTACCACCAGGGGATTCTCGTCGAGGATCGCCCGTTCCCGACAATCCTGCGCGAATGGCTTCATTCGTTAAACGAACATTCACGCGGCGATCATGGCGCAACCGGCTGCATGGCCGTGCATGCGATGATCGAAGTGGCCCCGCATGATGCGGAGATTCGGGACCGACTCGTCAAGCATTGGCAAGAATTGGTCGGCCTGCTGAAAATCCGGCTGGCTCAGGGGCAATCACGGGGAGAAGTGCGCACCGACTGCGATGCCGAGGCATTGGCGGAGATCCTGTTGCGGACGATGGGCGGACTCGCCGCATTTAGCCGCCTGGGACAAGTTCCCCCCGCCCACATCGTCGAAACTCTCGTGCAGTTATTTTGCTCAGCGGCTCGCTGA
- a CDS encoding TIGR02996 domain-containing protein, with protein MMPISMMPMDTPNDLANAIVANRQEDAPRLILADWLEEHHHAERAELIRVQCQLAAATARREFGAIPPLEARERELLRICDPTIRMHECPLVPGVIWGGMARGLLDVCRITNWRTFDAAFTREMAQFPGETLSIDTERDRSLDFADLAFWPPLDAMRELHIEGPLELLQLEALEDSPFLPQLQRLKWKQLQLTAQAVPVWNRWISKQRLDLSIQQTGLTAHFLGRLLGPLAAESLIALRFSQCRMHTQSLLMLASLPLMERLIALDLSDLRFTPSELETLLERIQLNNVEQLRLTNLMMSHEAFQLLTESSPLSLLQSCDLSGNPLSVPRVLTTLGQGRIPNLRRLTLNRLQVHEPVRLPDFSLIYPRLEVLHVGDCGFTTATIPILTQLEAPELTHLTLDGVRLNRSGMERLLAWLGRLPKLRSLSIRHAILTVDAAHALTPGTAPDWLNQVQILR; from the coding sequence ATGATGCCGATTTCAATGATGCCCATGGATACCCCGAACGACTTGGCGAACGCGATTGTGGCGAATCGTCAGGAGGATGCCCCGCGTTTGATTTTGGCAGATTGGCTGGAGGAGCACCACCACGCCGAGCGCGCCGAGCTGATTCGCGTGCAATGCCAACTGGCCGCCGCCACCGCCCGCCGCGAATTCGGTGCCATTCCCCCACTGGAAGCCCGCGAACGCGAACTGCTCCGCATCTGCGATCCGACCATTCGCATGCACGAATGCCCCCTGGTTCCCGGCGTCATCTGGGGCGGCATGGCTCGTGGCTTGCTGGATGTCTGCCGAATCACCAACTGGCGGACGTTCGATGCCGCATTCACCCGCGAAATGGCCCAATTCCCCGGCGAAACCCTCTCGATCGACACCGAACGCGATCGCTCGCTGGATTTTGCGGATTTGGCATTCTGGCCACCCCTCGATGCCATGCGCGAACTGCACATCGAAGGCCCGTTGGAATTACTCCAACTCGAAGCCTTGGAAGATTCGCCATTTTTGCCGCAATTGCAGCGATTGAAGTGGAAACAACTGCAATTGACCGCTCAGGCTGTTCCCGTCTGGAATCGCTGGATCAGCAAGCAGCGACTCGATTTATCGATCCAGCAAACCGGCCTGACCGCGCATTTTCTGGGCCGATTATTGGGGCCACTCGCGGCAGAATCACTGATTGCGCTCCGATTCAGTCAGTGCCGAATGCACACCCAGAGCCTCTTAATGCTGGCTTCGCTTCCACTCATGGAACGACTCATTGCCTTGGATCTGAGCGACTTGCGATTCACCCCGTCCGAACTCGAAACGCTGTTGGAACGCATCCAACTGAACAACGTGGAACAACTGCGTCTCACCAATTTGATGATGTCGCACGAGGCATTCCAACTGCTCACGGAATCCTCGCCGCTGTCGTTGTTGCAAAGCTGCGACTTGTCCGGCAATCCGCTGAGTGTGCCGCGCGTGTTGACGACGTTGGGCCAAGGGCGGATTCCGAATCTGCGACGACTCACGCTCAATCGGCTCCAAGTCCATGAGCCAGTCCGACTCCCGGACTTTTCGCTGATTTATCCGCGACTTGAAGTCCTTCATGTCGGCGATTGCGGATTTACAACCGCTACCATCCCGATTTTGACGCAACTGGAAGCTCCCGAACTGACGCACTTGACATTGGACGGAGTGCGGTTGAATCGTTCGGGGATGGAACGGTTGCTGGCGTGGTTGGGCCGCTTGCCGAAACTTCGCTCGCTGTCGATTCGCCACGCGATTCTCACGGTCGATGCCGCCCACGCCCTCACTCCCGGAACCGCTCCGGATTGGCTGAATCAGGTGCAGATCCTCCGATGA
- a CDS encoding TIGR02996 domain-containing protein gives MSSIPIPFGMPVELWQSLLVSGGDDAPRWILADWLEEHDFPERAELIRLQCHLARADDPDDRWQAERREDLLLFRHRATWASQEIPLRRWIRIDETLDRGLFTRVRLLDVQEGFREFAELAARWPIEELALDNPSGEPVPTRALAESAPLRCLRRLNCLRLTNDADIVPILESAQIAQLQGLTTFSLTRENANLHRILTAISQWRVADLTLTLDFSGFPVLNAVLRALANSQVQHLHFAGVALSEAMIYSLADSALVAGLQSLDLSDRAIRTIVLNRLLDSQSNWGLRQLDLSHNFIDANGATALAEARGLSYLESLNLSRNPLGVTGVTSLFDSPILAGLRQLTLSGTRIYPTTETPTDASFAEGLRLLNFSRAGLDATAISRLRQIAFPRLVTLILDRNPLGSEGVAEVFRWLPNLPNLRTLSLRDCMLPADFPPPTSHELGADPRLEIRI, from the coding sequence ATGAGCAGCATTCCCATTCCCTTTGGCATGCCCGTGGAACTCTGGCAAAGTTTGCTGGTGTCCGGTGGCGATGATGCGCCGCGGTGGATTCTGGCGGATTGGCTGGAGGAGCATGATTTTCCCGAACGCGCGGAACTGATTCGCCTGCAATGCCATCTGGCGCGTGCGGACGATCCGGATGACCGCTGGCAGGCCGAACGCCGCGAGGATCTGCTGCTATTCCGGCATCGCGCGACCTGGGCGAGTCAGGAAATTCCACTGCGGCGTTGGATTCGCATTGATGAAACGCTGGATCGCGGCTTGTTCACCCGCGTCCGGTTGCTGGATGTTCAGGAGGGATTCCGCGAATTTGCCGAACTCGCCGCCCGGTGGCCGATCGAAGAGTTGGCCTTGGATAATCCATCGGGCGAACCCGTGCCCACCCGCGCACTGGCCGAATCCGCTCCGCTGCGCTGCCTGCGCCGACTCAACTGTTTGCGATTAACCAACGATGCCGATATTGTGCCGATCTTGGAATCTGCACAAATCGCGCAATTGCAGGGGCTGACGACATTTTCGCTGACCCGCGAAAATGCCAATTTGCACCGAATTCTCACCGCGATTTCGCAATGGCGTGTCGCGGATTTGACGCTGACGTTGGATTTTTCGGGCTTTCCGGTGCTGAATGCGGTGCTGCGTGCGCTGGCGAATTCGCAGGTGCAACATCTGCATTTCGCGGGAGTGGCCCTATCGGAAGCGATGATTTATTCGCTGGCGGATTCCGCACTCGTCGCCGGGCTGCAATCGCTGGATTTATCCGATCGCGCCATTCGGACAATCGTGCTGAATCGCTTGCTGGATTCGCAGTCGAATTGGGGACTTCGCCAACTCGATTTGTCGCACAATTTTATCGATGCGAACGGGGCCACCGCACTGGCGGAAGCTCGCGGATTGAGCTACTTGGAATCGCTGAATCTCAGCCGCAATCCGCTCGGTGTCACTGGCGTGACTTCGCTGTTTGACTCGCCGATTCTCGCGGGATTGCGGCAACTCACGCTCTCCGGCACCCGGATTTACCCCACCACCGAGACGCCGACCGATGCGAGTTTTGCCGAGGGGTTACGCCTGCTGAATTTCAGCCGAGCCGGCCTGGATGCCACCGCGATTTCCCGCCTGCGTCAAATCGCCTTTCCTCGATTGGTGACGCTGATTCTGGACCGAAATCCGCTGGGTTCCGAAGGTGTCGCCGAAGTGTTCCGTTGGCTGCCGAATCTGCCGAATCTGCGAACGCTGTCGCTGCGGGACTGCATGCTGCCAGCCGATTTCCCCCCGCCAACGTCGCATGAACTGGGAGCCGATCCCCGCCTGGAAATCCGCATCTAA
- a CDS encoding zinc ribbon domain-containing protein has product MPSVTCVHCQAVLQSSQPLPVGKAVKCPKCGGVFTIPANANGPATGGTTAGTRPSQPTAAAPRPAAPAPRPAAPAPAPATARTTTAGTEAGRATKPKSMLDALDAVSANKRSAGSRTRVEVVEDDDEIVDVPPKKRRRPADEDDDDVADVVAEVVDDDEPTDDEPRPKKKKKGKKAKKKPAVPVGTMVGGSVGTIVAIAVVAFLVGFLKNLGGGDLIGSIPGDSTFVMQLDLVKLRENPSIRNSLPQMLRGGTISNNPREIQPEDIQKMVIAGALSASNDEPVVVVQVAKRLDLAKDPSLSGAIQKEISGQTVYDDMRSGMCFLQTGSYTVVVGKSSSASFRAACARKSGETSLSPEMSDLIGQMPSGDVSFAFLSSKFMSDPRAGDALGMLTAISPQMGSVKNALQRGKGIVGKLNPADSSQMKLDLSLLVGDAALAGEAATGLNGMLKQPAVAQAMGSGGPKDLNVAAEGDNLVVSMSMPIPSNLGSMMNLGLGGARNGMPGGMPGGMPGGMPGGMPGGMPGGRGPGMGPNGPPTVPNRLGI; this is encoded by the coding sequence ATGCCGTCCGTTACCTGCGTGCATTGTCAGGCGGTGTTGCAATCATCGCAACCGCTCCCGGTGGGGAAAGCGGTGAAATGTCCCAAGTGCGGGGGAGTGTTTACCATTCCCGCAAATGCCAACGGGCCAGCGACCGGCGGCACCACCGCAGGTACTCGCCCCAGTCAACCGACTGCGGCCGCGCCGCGACCGGCTGCCCCGGCTCCCCGTCCGGCAGCACCTGCGCCCGCACCCGCCACAGCCCGAACGACGACGGCTGGCACCGAGGCCGGACGCGCGACAAAGCCGAAAAGTATGCTGGATGCCCTCGATGCGGTATCCGCCAACAAGCGATCGGCGGGTTCTCGCACTCGTGTTGAAGTTGTCGAAGACGATGATGAGATTGTTGATGTGCCGCCGAAGAAGCGGCGTCGCCCCGCCGATGAGGATGACGATGATGTGGCGGATGTCGTCGCCGAGGTCGTCGATGATGATGAGCCGACGGATGATGAACCGCGACCGAAAAAGAAGAAAAAAGGCAAAAAAGCCAAGAAGAAGCCCGCAGTGCCGGTGGGGACGATGGTGGGTGGCTCGGTTGGAACCATCGTTGCCATTGCGGTGGTCGCGTTCTTGGTGGGTTTCCTCAAAAATCTCGGCGGCGGCGATTTGATCGGCTCGATTCCGGGCGACTCCACGTTTGTGATGCAGCTCGATTTGGTGAAACTGCGGGAAAATCCATCCATTCGCAATTCGTTGCCACAGATGTTGCGTGGTGGGACAATCTCGAATAATCCCCGAGAAATTCAGCCGGAAGATATTCAGAAGATGGTCATCGCTGGGGCGCTATCCGCGTCCAATGATGAGCCGGTGGTTGTTGTGCAAGTTGCGAAGCGATTGGATCTGGCCAAGGATCCATCGCTCAGCGGGGCGATCCAAAAGGAGATTTCCGGTCAGACCGTGTACGACGATATGCGAAGTGGCATGTGCTTCCTGCAGACTGGGTCGTATACCGTGGTTGTCGGCAAGAGTAGCTCGGCATCCTTCCGAGCGGCGTGCGCTCGCAAATCGGGTGAGACGTCGTTGTCGCCGGAAATGTCCGACTTGATCGGGCAAATGCCTTCGGGAGATGTGAGTTTCGCATTTCTCAGCAGCAAATTCATGTCCGATCCGCGGGCCGGGGATGCGTTGGGGATGCTCACCGCGATTAGCCCGCAGATGGGATCGGTGAAAAACGCCCTGCAACGCGGGAAGGGGATTGTCGGCAAATTGAATCCGGCGGATTCCTCACAGATGAAGCTCGATCTGTCGCTGCTCGTCGGCGATGCGGCGCTGGCGGGGGAGGCCGCGACGGGGCTGAATGGCATGCTCAAACAGCCTGCGGTGGCTCAGGCCATGGGATCCGGCGGACCCAAAGACCTGAACGTGGCTGCTGAAGGCGATAACCTGGTTGTTTCCATGAGCATGCCGATTCCGTCGAATCTCGGATCGATGATGAACCTCGGGCTGGGCGGAGCCCGAAACGGAATGCCAGGCGGAATGCCAGGTGGGATGCCAGGCGGAATGCCAGGCGGAATGCCAGGTGGAATGCCGGGGGGGCGTGGTCCTGGCATGGGACCAAACGGCCCGCCGACGGTGCCAAATCGCCTGGGCATCTGA
- a CDS encoding amino acid-binding ACT, whose protein sequence is MSFKMQRVHVWSGSVADEPGGVAAKLAILAHAGANLEYVYTQRLADESGMGLLCVAPILGAEQQRAAKQAGLSETSEPVVMRLEGDNDAGLASRVKQEWAKAGINLHGSCLSVCGKRFIGYITFDSIADANEAARILAEVGRDSHLAMASANGTH, encoded by the coding sequence ATGAGTTTCAAGATGCAACGGGTGCATGTCTGGTCGGGTAGTGTAGCTGATGAGCCGGGCGGTGTGGCCGCCAAGCTCGCGATTCTTGCACATGCGGGTGCCAACCTGGAGTATGTCTATACCCAGCGCTTGGCGGATGAGTCGGGGATGGGGCTGCTGTGCGTCGCACCGATTCTTGGCGCGGAACAACAGCGAGCCGCCAAACAAGCCGGGCTGAGCGAAACCTCGGAGCCGGTTGTCATGCGGTTGGAGGGCGATAACGACGCTGGCCTTGCCTCCCGTGTCAAACAAGAATGGGCCAAAGCCGGGATTAACCTGCACGGCTCGTGTCTGAGTGTCTGCGGCAAACGCTTCATTGGCTACATCACATTTGATAGCATTGCCGATGCCAACGAAGCGGCCCGCATTCTGGCCGAAGTCGGTCGCGATTCGCATTTGGCCATGGCGAGCGCCAACGGAACGCACTGA
- a CDS encoding carbon storage regulator, translating to MLVLSRKLGEKIYIGENICITVVDIDRGKIRLGIEAPRDVPIYRQELLPLNQPRDEAPASAAS from the coding sequence ATGCTCGTACTCAGCCGCAAACTTGGCGAGAAGATCTACATCGGGGAGAATATCTGTATCACGGTGGTGGATATTGATCGTGGCAAAATTCGGCTGGGGATCGAAGCGCCGCGAGATGTACCCATCTATCGGCAAGAACTGTTGCCGTTGAATCAGCCACGGGATGAAGCCCCGGCATCTGCGGCGTCGTGA
- a CDS encoding zinc ribbon domain-containing protein, with translation MPMIECPNCQGHLMFPDGIAPRKVQCPGCKFVFFSGEAKLVGADAPMLLDGPSIVEPAPGSLLPKPSAPQRPATAPPQPVSPSALPSASASPSPSSPASPASPSADAAGQLPPELRPGKPPMSSAPAAKSPPAAKPGAPRNAGAKAQPPSTLDTRPTGKNRFLPADDQMIDLAPEDDPDDAPQGAGGLPIAPTILPAAPDLFQPPPTTAPPPSAKKKPAIIPDAILEEPVRKSSKRPTRRRDDDDEDEDRRDRLRARRRPRDDDDDDDDRDSLAFGEEDENVPYEESIDRYLWARRGLMACYFGIVSLIASLFIFLVAFGLMRLGNPDNVSSTMVRISVIFGTGGFIGLFIGFGMLCFGPVQKGAIYFAGGGLILVMVNLGLLVPQGGPSSAFLHRQLPKSFMVSMLPTVLGLEMTAPKSTIRNTLREFRERGGLDSLFAPALLELAIMSLLLAFLGAIAKCIGDRTMRDQTNQLLIAYPAGMFGMGIILLVIIHIAMAAESTDLLEVMTTLAAFASVGIMAIVYFFIMQMTRTGIDACDPRRW, from the coding sequence ATGCCGATGATCGAATGCCCAAACTGTCAGGGCCATTTGATGTTCCCCGACGGGATTGCGCCGCGCAAGGTGCAATGCCCGGGTTGCAAATTCGTGTTCTTTTCTGGCGAGGCCAAATTGGTCGGCGCCGATGCCCCGATGCTGCTGGATGGCCCCTCGATTGTCGAACCAGCGCCCGGCTCGCTGTTGCCCAAACCATCCGCGCCACAACGCCCCGCAACCGCTCCGCCGCAACCCGTTTCCCCATCAGCACTTCCAAGCGCCTCTGCATCGCCCTCCCCATCGTCACCTGCATCCCCCGCATCCCCAAGCGCCGACGCAGCCGGCCAATTGCCCCCGGAATTGCGACCGGGTAAACCACCCATGTCGTCCGCTCCCGCTGCGAAATCGCCGCCCGCAGCCAAGCCTGGTGCCCCCCGCAACGCCGGGGCCAAAGCCCAGCCCCCCTCCACGCTCGACACGCGACCGACCGGGAAAAATCGCTTCCTTCCCGCAGACGATCAAATGATCGACCTCGCGCCGGAAGATGATCCCGATGATGCGCCGCAAGGTGCCGGTGGGCTGCCGATTGCGCCAACGATTCTCCCCGCGGCCCCCGACCTGTTCCAACCGCCGCCGACGACCGCGCCACCGCCATCGGCCAAAAAGAAGCCGGCCATCATTCCCGACGCGATTCTCGAAGAACCCGTCCGGAAATCGTCGAAACGCCCAACTCGCCGACGCGATGACGATGATGAGGACGAAGATCGCCGCGATCGTCTCCGCGCCCGACGCCGTCCTCGCGATGATGACGATGACGACGATGACCGCGACTCACTCGCGTTCGGGGAAGAGGATGAGAACGTCCCCTACGAAGAATCGATCGATCGCTATCTGTGGGCCCGACGCGGGTTGATGGCCTGCTACTTCGGCATCGTCTCGCTGATTGCCTCGCTGTTTATCTTTCTGGTGGCCTTTGGACTGATGCGGCTGGGCAACCCCGACAATGTCAGCTCCACCATGGTCCGCATCAGCGTGATCTTTGGCACGGGCGGATTCATCGGCCTCTTCATCGGCTTTGGCATGCTCTGCTTTGGCCCGGTGCAAAAAGGGGCGATCTACTTCGCAGGCGGCGGACTGATTCTCGTCATGGTCAACCTCGGCCTCCTGGTGCCGCAGGGTGGCCCCAGCAGTGCCTTCTTGCATCGACAATTGCCCAAGAGTTTCATGGTGTCAATGTTGCCAACCGTGCTGGGGTTGGAAATGACTGCTCCGAAGTCCACCATTCGCAACACGTTGCGCGAATTCCGCGAACGTGGCGGCCTGGATTCGCTATTCGCCCCCGCGCTGCTGGAGTTGGCCATCATGTCGCTGTTGCTGGCCTTCCTCGGGGCAATCGCCAAATGCATCGGTGATCGAACCATGCGTGACCAAACCAATCAGTTGCTCATCGCATACCCGGCTGGCATGTTCGGCATGGGGATTATCCTGCTGGTGATTATCCACATTGCCATGGCTGCGGAATCGACCGATCTGCTCGAAGTGATGACCACCTTGGCGGCTTTCGCATCGGTCGGCATTATGGCGATTGTCTACTTTTTCATCATGCAAATGACCCGCACCGGAATCGATGCCTGTGATCCGCGACGCTGGTGA
- a CDS encoding zinc ribbon domain-containing protein has protein sequence MPVITCPQCEGKMRYPEDTPLRKVRCPACQYVFHASEGMPPAPPPPPASGRSGATPTKSVPRSPASTGSSRNLPAIDFEVVDDAPASPPPPTKSRSSGNVRDLLDRAGSSSGQTRRAKSRSEDDRESDDDDDQPRRRRRPAQADADDDDRPRRRQRPVEDEFDDDYEDDRPRRRRRREDDYEDDDDYEPRRREDSPAKFRQAALGLQLNLVGLCCIVASLGMTVLAGVWGIALGAGELYRMLFTLSGLAGIVGIIVGLVGKGFLCAGPIQRGLLGLAIAAVTVGGLHSLLVLSSMPVSRQQPTFATEMIMPNGVRFAELAQSGTEINWSAAISRIDELPGAIWRLLRGSSDLRSLLAGLFEAAGVVLLLLYVSRLGIVTKARGVGDTVKRLLIGGGIGLGVLLVVNIALGEMIRGGISRSMFQLVYVVNGLLPNIALLIWFIFAALTVQETRAAVLRRSRR, from the coding sequence ATGCCTGTGATCACCTGCCCCCAATGCGAGGGGAAGATGCGCTACCCCGAAGATACCCCACTTCGGAAGGTTCGCTGTCCGGCTTGCCAGTATGTGTTCCACGCTTCGGAAGGGATGCCCCCCGCTCCACCGCCACCCCCCGCATCGGGCCGCAGTGGTGCAACCCCCACGAAATCAGTTCCCCGGTCGCCCGCATCCACCGGATCATCCCGCAATCTCCCGGCGATCGATTTCGAAGTCGTGGATGATGCCCCCGCATCGCCACCGCCACCGACCAAATCCCGCTCCTCGGGCAACGTCCGGGATTTACTCGACCGCGCGGGGAGTTCCTCCGGGCAAACCCGCCGCGCCAAATCCCGAAGCGAAGATGATCGCGAATCCGACGACGACGATGACCAACCCCGCCGCCGTCGCCGACCGGCCCAGGCGGATGCCGATGACGACGATCGCCCCCGTCGCCGACAGCGGCCGGTCGAAGATGAATTCGACGACGATTACGAGGACGATCGCCCCCGTCGCCGCCGACGCCGCGAGGATGACTACGAAGATGACGATGACTACGAACCGCGCCGCCGGGAGGATTCCCCCGCGAAATTCCGCCAGGCGGCACTCGGCCTGCAACTCAATCTGGTCGGCCTATGTTGCATTGTCGCCTCGCTCGGCATGACCGTACTTGCCGGAGTGTGGGGCATCGCTCTGGGTGCGGGCGAACTCTATCGCATGCTGTTCACCTTGTCGGGGCTGGCGGGAATCGTCGGCATCATTGTCGGATTGGTCGGCAAAGGCTTTCTGTGCGCAGGCCCGATCCAACGCGGACTCCTGGGACTGGCAATTGCGGCGGTCACCGTCGGCGGTCTGCATAGCCTGCTGGTCCTGTCCAGTATGCCCGTTTCGCGGCAGCAGCCGACTTTCGCGACAGAAATGATCATGCCAAACGGCGTACGTTTCGCCGAACTCGCGCAGAGCGGCACGGAGATCAACTGGTCGGCGGCCATCTCCCGCATTGATGAATTGCCGGGGGCCATCTGGCGATTGCTGCGTGGTTCATCCGATCTGCGGTCGCTTCTGGCCGGCCTGTTCGAAGCCGCCGGAGTCGTGTTACTCTTGTTGTATGTCTCGCGATTGGGAATTGTCACGAAAGCGCGAGGTGTCGGTGACACAGTCAAGCGACTGCTCATCGGCGGTGGAATCGGCCTGGGAGTTCTGTTGGTCGTCAACATTGCACTGGGCGAAATGATTCGCGGCGGCATCAGCCGATCCATGTTTCAGTTGGTGTATGTGGTCAATGGCTTGTTGCCCAACATCGCGTTGCTGATCTGGTTCATCTTTGCTGCACTCACGGTACAAGAAACCCGAGCCGCCGTGCTGCGACGGTCGCGGCGCTAA